In Macaca nemestrina isolate mMacNem1 chromosome 9, mMacNem.hap1, whole genome shotgun sequence, a single genomic region encodes these proteins:
- the LOC105467742 gene encoding sideroflexin-4 isoform X2: protein MSLEQEEETQHGLLLGCSDAVPAFIEPNVRFWITTVRQSFIRRFLQWTELLDPTNVFISVESIENSRHLLCTNEDASNPASEDQRIQEAWKRSLATVHPDSSNLIPKLFRPAAFLPFMAPTVFLSMMPPKGIKSVILPQVFLYTYMTTFNSINGNRSYTCKPLERSLLMAEAIAASTFLGVVPHFIQIKYGLTNPWIKRLLPVVFLVQASGMNVYMSRNIESIKGIAVMDKEGNVLGHSTIAGTKRQSLPLSPKLECNGTNMARCSLNFLGSSKPPASAS from the exons ATGTCCCTAGAACAAGAGGAGGAAACGCAACACGGGCTGCTCCTAGGATGCAGCGACGCCGTCCCCGCCTTCATTGAGCCCAACGTGCGCTTCTGGATCACCACCGTGCGCCAA TCCTTTATTCGACGATTTCTTCAATGGACAGAATTATTAGATCCTACAAATGTGTTCATTTCAGTT GAAAGTATAGAAAACTCGAGGCACCTATTGTGCACAAATGAAGATGCTTCCAACCCCGCCTCGGAGGACCAAAGG atACAAGAAGCTTGGAAGCGGAGTCTT GCCACAGTGCATCCCGACAGCAGCAACCTGATCCCCAAGCTTTTTCGACCTGCGG CATTCCTGCCTTTCATGGCGCCCACG GTATTTTTGTCAATGATGCCACCAAAAGGGATCAAGTCCGTGATTTTACCTCAG GTTTTCCTCTATACCTACATGACAACGTTCAACAGCATCAATGGAAACAGAAGTTAT ACTTGTAAACCACTAGAAAGATCATTATTAATGGCGGAAGCCATTGCTGCTTCTACCTTCTTAGGA gTAGTGCCTCACTTTATCCAGATAAAGTATGGCCTGACTAACCCTTGGATTAAGAGACTCTTACCTGTGGTCTTCCTCG TGCAAGCCAGTGGAATGAATGTCTACATGTCCCGAAATATTGAATCCATTAAGGGGATTGCGGTCATGGACAAGGAAGGCAATGTCCTGGGCCATTCCACAATTGCTGGGACAAAG agacagagtctccctctgtcgcccaagctggagtgcaatggtacgaacatggctcgctgcagcctcaacttcttgggctcaagcaaacctcctgcctcagcctcctga